In Phycisphaerae bacterium RAS1, the genomic window ACTGGTATTGCCGCTGGACGCGACCAGGCCGACCTGCTGCCCGGCGACGACAGCGTCATCGACGGCGACCGCCACGCTGCCGTTTTTCAAGTGGTAATACCACGAAGTCTGGCCGCCGCCATGATCGATGCCGACCAGGTTCGAAACCTGCCCCAGGGCCTGCGTATTCATGTCCGGCTCGCCGTCGTGCGACCAGATGACGACGCCGTCCAGCGCGGCGAAAACGGGCACACCGATGAGCTGCTCGCCGAAGCCGCGGATGGTGATGTCGATGCCGGTGTGGCCGTTGTAGCCGATGCTGGTGCAGTTCCAGTCGAGCACGCCGGCGCCCGGATCGTCGTCGACGAAGTTCACCTCGAACAGGTCGCGGTGAAGCGTTCCGGCGACGGGAACGAAGGGGTAGCGCTGCAGTCCGCCGCGCGGCGCCGCGAATTCGCCGAGCAGCTCGGCCATGAGCTGGCGGTCGGCGTGGCGGATGCAGGCATTCGGCGCGAGCGGGGCGGCCTTGCCGGGGCCGCCGATGTGCTGCGCGGGAGCGGCATGTGCCGCGAGTATCCCGAGAGGCATCGTGATGGGAAGTAACAGGCGTAATTTCGTGTGCATGATCGCACCCTCCGGGCGTTCAGTGCGTTGCCTCAAGCTGATTCGGCCGTGCCAATAGGTTAACACACCGGGCTGAAGCCGGACGACTGAATTCTGCGCGACATTCCCTCCTTTTTTCCGGCAGCGGGTCAGCTTGGGGGACCGGCCTCTGGCCGGTCTTTTTCCTTCGTGGCGGGAACGAGACCGGCCAGAGGCCGGTCCCACAAACGGACACGTGACTCCGTCTCTGCGCTCGCTACGCTGCCGCGAAACCGGGCGGTATTATCGGCGACGCTCATGCGTGCAATCGCGTCACCCGCGGCAATCAAACGCACACGGCGCCGAGACCCGGCGCGATTCACGCTTTTGCTGACGCTCGGGCTGATGTTGCAGGCCGGTTGTCCAGTTCCCGAAACCGCCGTGCAACGTGAGCCCGCGTCTGGATCGTCACCGTCTGGCGTGGACGGGCCGACGAGACCGGATGCGCCGCGGCCGCCGGACAGGGCGGAGGCTGCCGCGGCACGCCGTGCACTTGACCGCCTGGGCTACCTGCGGCGTGCGCGCGAGGCGGCGGTCGTTTCGATGGAAAAGTACTGGGACGAGGGGTGCGGCTTCTATTCGTCGCCGGTGCAGGAAAGCAGTCTGACGAACGCGATGATGGTGCAGACGTTCAGCATCCTCGCCGGTGCGAACCTGCTGGAGGACGGGTACCGCCGGCGCTGCGCTGATCTGGTGCGAGCGCTGACATACCCGCCGGTGACGGACGGCGCTGGCGGCGTCAGCCTCTACATGTCCGCACACGCCGAGCCGCACATTTCGGTTTCCGGACCGTATTGCACGGCGCTGGCGTGCGCCTGGCGGCACGCGGGCGCACTCGGGCTGGATGAGGCCGCGCTGGTGGGGCTGGAGGCCGGGGTGACGGCGCAGGTGGAGTACCTGCGAAACGAGCTGTCCGCCAACCGCACGGGCGCGAGCCAGACGGCGCTGCGCTGGGGGCCGGAGGCCGCGGCGGCCGCCTACGCGATCACCGGCGACGAGCACTACCGCGTGGCGGCGCGCGAGTTTCTGGACGAGTTTTTCCACTACTACAGCACGCCTGCGCCCGGACACGCACGGCCGTTCGTCAACGGCGACTGGACGTGGATTTACGATTCGCTTTCGGAGCGGGCTTCTTCCGGCGTTCGCAGCGAGTACGACTTCACCTACCTCAGCCACTGCGCCGCCGGCGCGTGGTTCTTCCAGTCCATGGGCGGTCGGTTTTCGGCCGATGAGACGGCCGTCGTCAATGCACTGTTGCGCACCTCACTGGCGCATTGGACGATCGGCGGCTACCCGCAGTGGATCAGCAGCCAGCTCGACCAGCGCAGCTTCAGCACCAACTACTGGTCATGGTGTTTCTACAGCCTCGCGGCGATGGCCGCCTGGGAGGGTTGGGACGACGAGCAGCGCGGCGTGTCTCGCGCGGTGTTCGACAACGCCGGCGGACTGTTCGACCGATGGCTGCTGGCGGACCGCGTGGTGCGGGACGACGGCCGCGTCGCGAATCCGTACGGGGTGAAGCTGGCGGAAACGCCCAGTTTGAATCGACACGCGGATTTCGCGATCGCCATGTACGCGGCCTATCTTGCGCTGGCCGCGGAGATTGGCGTGGCGGACGTCGCGCCCGCAGCCGACCCGCGCGTCTGGAACTACGAGTTCGAGACGACCAACCTGTACGCCTCAACCCGGGCCTACGGCTTCGCATCCGGCAACGAGATTCTCAAGGCGTTCTACGAGCCGCGCGGCGACATCACGCTGCTTTTTCACGGGAACGGCCGGCTGCTGTCGCCGGCGTATACGGAGTCCGCGTTGCCTCCGCCGCAATGGTCGCTGTGCGTGACAACGGCGTCCGGCGAGGCCGCGGCGGCGCTGTGCAGCGATCAGCGACGGCCGGATGAGATGTTCGTTCAAGTCGATGGGCGGCCGGTCGAGGGGCGCCCGTACGATGCGACCCCGTGGCCGGCGGCGTTTCAGCAAGTGTCGAAGTTGTCTCGCTGGTTCACAACGGAGTTCGACGCGACCGTGACCTTGACGGCGATGCCCGATCACATCGTTCGCAGCGTTGAAATCGTGCCGCACAATGCACCGCGGCTGGATTGCTACACGGTCTTTCCCAGCCGCGCCGAATGCCGGCGGATTGAAATCCTGCGCGCCGCCGGGAGCGCGTCGCCGCTGCAGCGAGGAGCGCACCTGGCGGTGGGTGACGTTGCCGGCTGGCACTTCTCGTTCGGCGGATATGGGTACGCGGTGATTCTGTTGAATCTCGACCCGCCTGCCGCAGCGCTGCGCTACGAGGTGTTTTCCCCGCCGCCGTGGGATTGGGACGCCGGCCGCGGCGACTGCGTTCGACTTCAGCTCGCCGGCGGGGAAGAGCGGCGCACGCCGCTGACGCTGCGGCACGCGATCGTGTTTACGGACGGCAGCACGGCGGGCGCGCTGGCGGCGGTGGGGCGGTTTGGCTCCACGATGGCGCGGTAACGGCCGATCGCCCGCTCTATGCTTGCAGCAACTCGACGATCATCTGGTTCGGCAGAAACAGGAATGCGACTTCGCGACCGCCGAAGGCGACGGCCGGCTTGCGCGAGATGAGCATCGCGCCGCTTTTTCTCATGGCGTCGATCTCGGCCCCCAGGTCGGGGGTCTCGTAGCAGAGGTGCGCCAACCCCTCGCCCTGACGTGAAAGTGCGTTGTGCAGGTGCGAGCCCTGTCCCAGCGGCGTGATCAGCTCGATGGTCGCGCCGCCGGCGTCGAACAGTTGCACGGTGGCCTGCTGCAGCGGGTCGGCGACGGGCGGGCCGGCGGGCGTCGCGTGAAAGAAGCGCTCGACAAGCCGGGCGCCTTGCGTCAGGTCGGAGACGAGGATGCCGATGTGGTGAAGCTTCATTCACTCAGCGGGCGAGACGCCCGCACTCCCCGTGGGGCAGCCTACATGTGCAAACCGCCATCGGCCACGATGCACTGCCCGGTGATATAGCTCGCCGCCGGCCCGGACAGGAACGCGACCAGCCCGGCGATCTCCGCGGGCGTTCCGAAGCGCTGCAGCGGAATGAGCTGCTTGACATTCTGCTTGAGCTGGTCGGGCAGGATGTCGGTCATCTCCGTCTCAATGAATCCCGGCGCCACGGCGTTGCACGTCACGCCGCGCTTGCCGACTTCCTTCGCGATCGACTTGGTCAGGCCGATCAGACCGGCCTTGGCGGCGGCGTAGTTCGCCTGCCCGGCGTTGCCCATCACGCCGCTGATGCTGGCGATGTTGATGATCCGCCCGCGGCGGGCGCGGATCATGTGACGCACGGCGGCGCGGCACAGCCAGAAGGCGGCGGTCAGATTGGTCTGGATCACCTGGTCGAACTGGTCGTCTTCCATGCTCATCAGCAGGCCGTCGCGCGTGATGCCGGCGTTGTTCACCAGGATGTCGAGCCGGCCGTGTTTCTCGGCTGCTTCGTCGATCAGGCGCGCACACGCCGCCTTGTCAGTCACATCCAACTCGACCGCGATCAGCCGCGACGCCAGCTCCGGCTCGGCGGCGATCCACTCGCGCGTTCGGGCGACGCCGCGAGCGGCGGCGAGGACCGTGGCGCCCTGTCGCGCGAGTTCGATGCAGATCGCCTGGCCGATGCCGCGCGATCCGCCAGTGACGATGGCGACCTGTTCGTTCAGGCTCATGCACGACTCCTGCCGGGGGGGCGTTGGGCCATGCCCGCCCTACGTGGGCCTGGTGGGCAGTGCCCACCTACGATAGCGGCGAACGCCGGCGGATTGTAGGGTGGATTGCCCACCATTCGCCGTCGGATGCGGAGGTCCGACACTATGGCGGCCGACTCGGAGGTCGGCCGCTACTCCCGGCCGGGGGCGGCCGGGCTACATTCGCCGTCGGACGCGAAGGTGCGACCTTTACGGCGGCCGACTCGGAGGTCGGCCGCTACTCGCGGCCGGGGGCGGCCGGGCTACATTCGCGGTCGGACGCGGAGGTGCGACCTTTACGGCGGCCGACTCGGAGGTCGGCCGCTACTCCCGGCCGGGGGCGGCCGGGCTACATTCGCCGTCGGACGCGGAGGTGCGACCTTTA contains:
- the fabG_2 gene encoding 3-oxoacyl-[acyl-carrier-protein] reductase FabG, whose amino-acid sequence is MSLNEQVAIVTGGSRGIGQAICIELARQGATVLAAARGVARTREWIAAEPELASRLIAVELDVTDKAACARLIDEAAEKHGRLDILVNNAGITRDGLLMSMEDDQFDQVIQTNLTAAFWLCRAAVRHMIRARRGRIINIASISGVMGNAGQANYAAAKAGLIGLTKSIAKEVGKRGVTCNAVAPGFIETEMTDILPDQLKQNVKQLIPLQRFGTPAEIAGLVAFLSGPAASYITGQCIVADGGLHM